One part of the Oceanihabitans sp. IOP_32 genome encodes these proteins:
- a CDS encoding TonB-dependent receptor, with translation MKFSKLLLCLSAFLSILAVSAQETGEINGKIVSQKNTSMDRVSIAVLGTNKGSFTDENGLFVITNIPAGEYTIEATAIGYQTCRETLNVEASKATTVNITLYETALELNEIVVKGAGLKKRNRTESVSTVNLKSIKELHLTNPLEILNQVPGVEIGAYNQGGVADVFVLRGFNGGGHSGEAAIEIDGVSLNEGESHSDGYADVNIIIPLNISKVDVYKGPSSALFGRFGMAGTLAFETRKGGDYQDLSLKGGSYETFDAQFALGKPIEIGQKTLETNFAAQLYRTNGFTENSKFFKGNLNARVGYQLTDNTDIALTLMGYSGDWNGTGYIPTEQFNDKNRRYDQALNAENDGGSKIFASERLDINHSFNDDLRLLVFGYAVQQDFQRFSKFGVDVGGQSEYFATRNVYAAGANLNGQNAMGSTEVNWITGIEFYNEYTDYERWNTSNRVRNSLNQNRLYELQSFSAFGQAEFDISPYFRPTIGVRYDVYNGNMEILDPGSINEDKSLNDLSHVSPKFGFRSTLFEGFDFRANISNGFALPGGSVRYEKDIDLDPSEIWQYEAGVEYEHNNRLSLNLTGFILNSTKEINETAPGSGIFINAGETQRRGLEFGIKAEPLKRLNFNGSFTYFKTEITKNQVQSIVGKELSNIPRSITTASLDYTFNSGFGARLNVRDVGKWASGIDNFFYYDGYTRTDAKLFYNFAGTSSYRGQIFVEVNNMFDKHYSTFAFDNGGPADGQSYAVSAPRNFSIGVSYNF, from the coding sequence ATGAAGTTTTCAAAACTACTTTTATGTCTCTCGGCATTTCTATCCATTTTAGCCGTTAGCGCACAGGAAACGGGTGAAATTAATGGAAAAATTGTATCACAAAAAAACACGAGTATGGATCGTGTAAGTATTGCCGTTTTAGGAACAAACAAAGGCTCTTTTACCGATGAAAACGGTCTTTTTGTTATCACTAATATTCCCGCTGGAGAATATACTATTGAAGCCACCGCGATAGGGTATCAAACCTGTAGAGAAACGCTCAATGTAGAAGCTTCTAAAGCAACTACAGTAAACATAACGCTTTATGAAACGGCTTTAGAATTAAATGAAATTGTTGTTAAAGGTGCTGGATTAAAAAAACGTAATAGAACAGAATCGGTGAGCACAGTAAACCTAAAAAGCATTAAGGAGTTACATCTAACTAATCCACTTGAAATTTTAAATCAAGTACCAGGTGTAGAAATTGGTGCATATAATCAAGGTGGTGTGGCCGATGTGTTTGTACTGCGTGGTTTTAATGGTGGTGGACACTCTGGTGAAGCGGCTATAGAAATTGATGGTGTATCCTTAAATGAAGGGGAAAGCCATAGTGATGGCTATGCCGATGTAAACATCATAATCCCACTAAATATTAGTAAAGTTGATGTTTATAAAGGCCCATCTTCGGCACTATTTGGCCGTTTTGGAATGGCTGGAACGCTTGCTTTCGAAACAAGAAAAGGTGGCGACTATCAAGACTTAAGCCTTAAAGGTGGTTCTTATGAAACATTTGATGCGCAATTTGCTCTTGGAAAACCAATCGAAATTGGACAGAAAACCTTAGAAACCAATTTCGCGGCTCAACTTTATAGAACGAATGGTTTTACCGAAAACTCTAAGTTTTTTAAAGGCAATCTAAATGCCCGAGTAGGTTATCAACTCACCGATAACACCGATATTGCTTTAACTCTAATGGGGTATAGTGGCGATTGGAATGGTACAGGATATATTCCAACAGAACAGTTTAACGATAAAAACCGCCGTTACGATCAAGCTTTAAATGCTGAGAATGATGGTGGTAGTAAAATTTTCGCTTCAGAGCGACTTGATATAAACCATTCTTTTAATGATGATTTACGTTTGCTTGTTTTTGGTTATGCGGTACAACAAGATTTCCAACGGTTTTCAAAATTTGGTGTTGATGTAGGCGGACAAAGCGAATATTTTGCCACTAGAAATGTTTATGCAGCAGGTGCCAATTTAAATGGACAAAACGCTATGGGATCTACCGAAGTAAATTGGATAACTGGTATAGAATTTTATAACGAATATACAGACTATGAAAGATGGAATACGAGTAATAGAGTACGAAATAGTCTAAACCAAAACCGCCTCTATGAACTGCAATCGTTTTCGGCTTTTGGACAAGCAGAATTTGATATTAGTCCGTATTTTAGACCAACCATTGGCGTTCGTTACGATGTTTACAATGGTAATATGGAAATACTCGACCCTGGTAGCATAAACGAAGATAAATCGTTAAATGATTTATCGCACGTGAGTCCAAAGTTCGGCTTTCGCTCTACATTATTTGAAGGTTTTGATTTTAGAGCCAATATTTCTAATGGTTTCGCATTACCAGGTGGATCTGTGCGCTATGAAAAAGACATAGATTTAGATCCGTCTGAAATTTGGCAATACGAAGCTGGGGTAGAATACGAGCATAACAACCGTTTAAGCCTAAATTTAACTGGTTTTATATTAAACAGTACCAAAGAAATTAATGAGACTGCTCCAGGCTCTGGCATATTTATAAATGCTGGAGAAACACAACGTCGCGGATTAGAGTTTGGCATTAAAGCAGAACCTTTAAAACGTTTAAATTTTAATGGATCGTTTACCTATTTTAAAACCGAAATAACTAAAAATCAGGTTCAATCTATAGTGGGTAAAGAACTTAGTAATATTCCAAGAAGCATTACAACAGCCTCGTTAGATTATACCTTTAATTCAGGTTTTGGAGCACGCTTAAATGTTAGAGATGTTGGGAAATGGGCCAGCGGTATAGACAACTTTTTCTATTATGATGGCTATACCCGTACAGATGCTAAGCTTTTTTATAACTTCGCTGGTACCTCGTCTTACCGTGGACAGATTTTTGTTGAAGTAAACAACATGTTCGATAAGCATTACTCAACCTTTGCGTTTGATAATGGTGGACCAGCAGATGGGCAATCTTATGCTGTCTCTGCACCACGTAATTTTTCGATAGGTGTGAGTTATAATTTCTAA
- a CDS encoding ABC transporter ATP-binding protein — protein MLEINNISFRYSPDRWIFDQINFVLKPGEIVGLYGKSGAGKSSFAKVIAGYLKPNKGTVLVNGLAYNHKGRNPVQIIGQHPEKAINPRWRMKQVLAESGSFSDTDLKTFGISKDLLQRYPSQLSGGELQRFCLARTIAPETKYLIADEMTTMLDTINQAQIWQTVLQVVKERQLGMLVVSHELPLLNRICDRIISFEELTKK, from the coding sequence ATGCTAGAAATTAACAACATAAGTTTTCGTTATAGTCCAGATAGATGGATATTTGATCAAATTAACTTTGTCTTAAAACCAGGAGAAATAGTTGGTTTATACGGTAAAAGTGGCGCGGGTAAAAGTTCTTTTGCTAAAGTTATTGCAGGCTACTTAAAACCAAATAAAGGAACTGTTTTAGTGAATGGTTTAGCCTATAATCACAAAGGGAGAAACCCTGTGCAAATCATTGGTCAACACCCTGAAAAGGCCATAAACCCACGCTGGCGTATGAAACAAGTTTTAGCCGAATCTGGTTCTTTTAGTGATACCGATTTAAAAACCTTCGGTATTAGTAAAGATTTGCTACAGCGCTACCCTTCTCAACTATCTGGCGGCGAATTACAACGTTTTTGTTTGGCCCGAACTATCGCTCCTGAAACCAAGTACTTAATAGCAGATGAAATGACCACCATGCTAGATACCATTAACCAAGCGCAAATATGGCAAACGGTATTGCAAGTGGTTAAAGAACGCCAATTAGGGATGCTTGTAGTAAGTCATGAATTGCCTTTATTAAACCGAATCTGTGATCGAATAATCAGTTTTGAAGAGCTCACCAAAAAATAA
- a CDS encoding ABC transporter ATP-binding protein — MSFPQYKKGFEESLVAVIKNFELTINEGEIVAVLGSSGSGKSLLADAILGILPENAITQGKVYFEGQPLTKSKQDLLRGKEIALIPQSVKALDPLMKTGKQVQNAIHNKKDKKKAQEDAFYKLGLPEGTGNLYPFELSGGMARRVLIATAMVSDAKLIIADEPTPGLDKANWEETLSHIKQLGRTNSGMMFITHDIYAALKIADRIAVFYAGETIEIAKKEDFSGQGEHLKHPYTKALWRALPENDFEPLKGHQPGVNDVISGCAFSPRCPIATDLCREKKPESSWVNNTMVRCFYARN, encoded by the coding sequence TTGTCCTTTCCCCAGTATAAAAAAGGCTTTGAAGAATCGTTGGTAGCGGTTATTAAAAATTTTGAACTCACTATTAATGAAGGCGAAATTGTTGCTGTTTTGGGATCTAGTGGTTCTGGAAAAAGTCTTCTTGCCGATGCCATATTAGGTATTTTACCTGAAAATGCCATAACTCAAGGTAAAGTATATTTTGAAGGTCAGCCATTAACAAAAAGCAAACAAGACCTGCTTCGTGGTAAAGAAATTGCATTAATTCCGCAATCGGTTAAAGCTCTAGACCCTTTAATGAAAACGGGGAAACAAGTACAAAACGCCATACATAACAAAAAAGATAAAAAAAAGGCTCAAGAAGATGCTTTTTACAAATTAGGCTTACCAGAAGGCACTGGTAATCTTTATCCGTTTGAGCTTTCTGGAGGCATGGCGCGTCGTGTTTTAATTGCAACAGCCATGGTAAGCGATGCAAAATTAATAATTGCAGATGAGCCTACTCCTGGTTTAGATAAGGCTAACTGGGAAGAAACCTTAAGCCATATCAAGCAACTGGGAAGAACTAATAGCGGCATGATGTTTATTACCCATGATATCTATGCCGCTTTAAAAATAGCCGACAGAATTGCTGTTTTTTATGCAGGAGAAACTATTGAAATTGCAAAAAAAGAAGATTTTTCTGGGCAAGGTGAACACCTAAAACACCCCTACACCAAAGCGCTTTGGCGTGCCTTACCTGAAAATGATTTTGAACCTTTAAAAGGTCATCAACCAGGGGTTAATGATGTGATTTCGGGTTGTGCATTTTCGCCACGCTGTCCCATAGCTACCGATCTTTGTCGAGAAAAGAAACCAGAATCCTCATGGGTAAATAACACCATGGTAAGATGTTTTTATGCTAGAAATTAA
- a CDS encoding ABC transporter permease, whose product MSEQISKHITLNHFKKWNVRKRALLTSFLAVTLLLILVISGFFIGESGLAVNLDIQNSAPSWSHLFGTDWLGRDMFTRTVKGLTLSFWVGLLAAFLSAVISLILSLFSILSKTADAFLTWLIDLFLGVPHIVALILISFMLGGGLQGVIIAVALTHWPRLSRLLRAEIIQIKNTEYITASRNMGKSWFWIARNHIFPHLLPQLSIGFLLTFPHAILHEASVTFLGFGLPSEEPAIGIILSEAMGYLSSGMWWLALFPGLMLLVMVGIFDNLGRNLRKVFDPFKGQKH is encoded by the coding sequence ATGTCTGAGCAAATTTCTAAACACATTACTTTAAATCATTTCAAAAAATGGAATGTCAGAAAACGTGCTTTACTCACTTCGTTTTTGGCTGTTACATTATTATTGATATTAGTTATTTCGGGCTTTTTTATAGGAGAATCTGGCCTTGCTGTTAATCTCGATATTCAAAATAGTGCGCCCTCTTGGTCACATCTGTTTGGCACAGATTGGCTGGGTAGAGATATGTTTACGCGTACTGTAAAAGGCTTGACTTTAAGTTTTTGGGTGGGCTTATTAGCGGCATTTCTTAGCGCTGTGATTTCGCTTATACTGAGCTTATTCTCTATTTTAAGCAAAACAGCAGACGCCTTTTTAACCTGGTTAATTGATTTATTTTTAGGAGTACCACACATTGTTGCCCTTATACTTATATCTTTTATGTTAGGTGGCGGACTTCAAGGTGTTATTATCGCTGTAGCATTAACGCACTGGCCGAGATTGTCACGTTTATTAAGAGCAGAGATTATACAAATTAAAAACACCGAATATATTACGGCTTCTAGGAACATGGGTAAATCGTGGTTTTGGATTGCTAGAAACCATATATTCCCGCACCTGCTTCCGCAGTTAAGCATTGGTTTTCTTTTAACCTTTCCGCATGCCATTTTGCACGAAGCTAGTGTGACGTTTTTAGGTTTTGGATTGCCTTCTGAAGAACCAGCAATTGGGATTATCCTCTCTGAAGCCATGGGTTATTTATCGTCAGGCATGTGGTGGCTGGCATTATTCCCAGGCTTAATGTTATTAGTTATGGTGGGTATATTTGATAATTTAGGTCGTAATTTACGCAAAGTTTTCGATCCTTTTAAAGGACAAAAACATTAA
- a CDS encoding ABC transporter permease, translated as MIIFILKKIAKLAGLLVAISIISFTLISYSPVDPVRSYVGAEASKISPEQRKNIEAYWGLNQSKPEQFMLWGKAVLQGNLGNSLIYREPVADIISNRFSASIALMGIAWILSGFFGFVLGIFAGMNEDSFIDRFIKSFSFILASTPSFWFGLIMLMIFAAWLGWFPVGLAAPAGSIAGEVSFLDKTKHLVLPVLTLSIGGVASIALHTRSKLIEVLNSEFIRFARAKGESGTKLLWRHGLRNISLPAISLHFASFGELFGGAILTEQVFSYPGLGQAVVRAGLGGDVPLLLGITLFSVIFIFIGNFLADLLYVVIDPRMKTKPSHV; from the coding sequence ATGATTATTTTTATACTCAAAAAAATCGCGAAATTAGCGGGCTTACTCGTTGCGATAAGCATCATATCCTTTACTTTAATAAGCTACTCTCCAGTAGACCCTGTAAGGTCTTACGTTGGGGCAGAAGCATCGAAAATTAGTCCAGAACAACGTAAAAACATTGAAGCGTATTGGGGCTTAAACCAATCTAAACCTGAGCAATTTATGCTTTGGGGTAAAGCCGTACTTCAAGGTAATTTAGGAAACTCCTTAATATACAGAGAACCCGTTGCTGATATTATTTCAAATCGCTTTTCAGCATCGATAGCTTTAATGGGAATTGCCTGGATACTATCAGGCTTTTTTGGTTTTGTACTCGGTATTTTTGCAGGTATGAATGAAGACTCTTTTATTGATCGCTTTATTAAAAGTTTTTCTTTCATCTTAGCCTCAACACCCTCCTTTTGGTTTGGACTAATAATGCTCATGATTTTTGCTGCTTGGCTTGGTTGGTTTCCGGTAGGTCTAGCTGCACCAGCTGGTAGCATAGCTGGAGAGGTGAGTTTTTTAGATAAAACAAAACATTTGGTGTTACCCGTTTTAACATTAAGTATTGGTGGTGTAGCCAGTATAGCTCTGCATACACGATCTAAATTAATAGAAGTTCTTAATAGTGAATTTATACGTTTTGCTAGAGCTAAAGGGGAAAGTGGTACAAAATTATTGTGGAGACACGGACTGCGAAACATCTCTTTACCAGCTATTTCATTGCATTTCGCTTCGTTTGGAGAGCTTTTTGGCGGGGCTATATTAACCGAGCAGGTTTTCTCTTATCCCGGTTTAGGTCAAGCGGTTGTAAGAGCCGGTTTGGGTGGTGATGTACCGTTGCTTCTAGGTATCACACTCTTTAGTGTCATTTTTATATTTATTGGTAATTTTTTGGCAGACCTATTATATGTTGTTATTGACCCGCGAATGAAAACAAAACCATCACATGTCTGA
- a CDS encoding ABC transporter substrate-binding protein has product MRFSKSLFLFSIVFFMILTSCKNNDSSNQSETKQQNDELILAIGGEPETGFDPTLGWGQYARPIFQSTLLKYDQDFNIKNDAATHYSISDDGITWTVKLRDNIQFSDGKPLTADDVVFTFQTAKNSASLVDLTNLDKVEKTDRLTVKFSLIKRNYTFIHHLLSLGIVPKHAYNATYSENPIGSGPYQFVQWDKGQQLIIEANPNYFGKTPYFKRLVFLFLSADAAFAAAKSGQVDIAAVSPTLADEKINGMTLVNLQSVDNRGIALPYLPNEGKTFNGLALGNNVTSDIAIRKAMNIGVDRKALVHGLLKGYGTPAYTITDGLPWWNPETEIKNDGDLEKAKDILENGGWKLKDDGIREKNGVKAEFTLYYPSNEQIRQSLAIAFADMMKALGIKIQIKGTNWNEIEEHMHANAVLFGLGSHNPLELYHAYSSKVQGRGLNNPNFYANDAVDANFEKALGALSQKEANRYWKKAQWDGSTGFSNKGDAPWVWLVNLNHLFYMRENLVIGPQKLQPHEHDWPIMDFVENWHWKE; this is encoded by the coding sequence ATGAGATTTTCAAAATCGCTATTTTTATTTTCTATAGTCTTTTTTATGATCTTGACTTCATGTAAAAATAATGATAGCAGCAACCAAAGTGAGACCAAACAACAAAATGACGAATTAATTTTAGCTATTGGCGGTGAGCCCGAAACTGGGTTTGACCCTACCCTAGGTTGGGGACAATATGCTAGACCTATTTTTCAAAGTACCTTATTAAAATACGATCAAGATTTTAATATTAAAAACGATGCCGCCACCCATTATAGTATTAGTGACGATGGTATAACATGGACGGTTAAACTTAGGGATAACATTCAATTTTCAGACGGAAAACCACTAACAGCAGACGATGTGGTTTTTACCTTCCAAACCGCAAAAAACAGTGCTTCTTTAGTAGATTTAACCAATCTTGATAAGGTTGAAAAAACAGATCGACTTACCGTTAAGTTTAGCTTGATAAAGCGAAATTACACCTTTATACACCATTTATTAAGTTTAGGAATTGTTCCTAAGCATGCCTATAATGCGACCTACAGCGAGAATCCTATAGGGTCTGGACCTTATCAATTTGTACAGTGGGATAAAGGGCAACAACTTATTATTGAAGCCAACCCCAATTATTTTGGTAAGACACCCTATTTTAAAAGATTAGTGTTTTTATTTTTATCTGCAGATGCCGCCTTTGCTGCTGCAAAATCTGGTCAAGTGGATATTGCAGCCGTATCTCCAACCTTGGCAGACGAAAAAATTAATGGTATGACTTTAGTTAATTTACAAAGTGTCGATAATCGCGGTATTGCCCTACCTTACCTACCTAATGAAGGCAAAACCTTTAACGGTCTAGCTTTAGGAAACAACGTCACGTCTGATATAGCTATACGCAAAGCCATGAATATTGGTGTAGACCGTAAAGCCTTAGTTCATGGGCTTTTAAAAGGATACGGAACGCCAGCCTACACGATAACTGATGGTTTGCCTTGGTGGAATCCTGAAACAGAAATTAAAAATGATGGTGACCTTGAAAAAGCAAAAGACATTTTAGAAAACGGAGGTTGGAAGCTAAAAGATGATGGTATTCGTGAGAAAAACGGCGTAAAAGCAGAATTCACCTTGTACTACCCTTCTAACGAACAGATTAGACAATCTTTAGCTATTGCCTTTGCAGATATGATGAAGGCACTTGGCATCAAAATACAAATTAAAGGTACAAATTGGAATGAAATTGAAGAGCATATGCACGCCAACGCTGTTCTATTTGGCTTAGGGAGTCATAATCCATTAGAATTATACCATGCGTACAGCAGTAAAGTGCAAGGTCGCGGACTAAACAATCCTAATTTTTACGCGAACGATGCTGTTGATGCTAATTTTGAAAAAGCACTTGGAGCTCTATCTCAAAAAGAAGCCAATAGGTATTGGAAAAAAGCGCAATGGGATGGCAGCACTGGATTCTCAAATAAAGGTGATGCCCCTTGGGTTTGGTTAGTTAATTTAAATCATTTGTTTTACATGCGAGAGAACCTTGTTATTGGTCCCCAAAAATTACAACCCCACGAGCACGATTGGCCAATAATGGATTTTGTTGAGAACTGGCATTGGAAAGAATAA
- a CDS encoding gliding motility-associated C-terminal domain-containing protein: MKNFTLKYLTIFFVLFSVLNSKAQIDIYPPSLGFTSACAGELFNEYNVNFSFSNPGNLGVNNQFIIELSDATGAFSNPTVVYTSAIGEVVSSPANLKFSIPTNTSGESYRVRIKSTDPVAQSNGSTSFPAYYKAQDTPFTINNFIDTGVYCAGGSYLLTIDNPGVGENDSPLQYPSLTFNWYKEISQTTFTLVATGNSLAVSEPGTYFAETNYGSCTSSSYSNRVTVTEFSSNVDSSISSSLGTSFCAGDGPTTLSAINGQNYQWYKDGVLIAGATNQTYVTSESGVFSVDIDLGFCSTSASITIDGLDFTSSINVLDLTNIEANETLVATVTTTADTPEFKWYLNDVLISGAISNTYEVTQAGMYKVEILQTVGCLASKTFLFEVTVNGGGAIDNFPDVANIPNVISPNGDGINDTWVIPRVYVNNSNTTVTIVNSQGKVVFETDNYLNNWPESQLEFKSVNPVYYYIITSEDGQTKKGSITVVK, encoded by the coding sequence ATGAAGAACTTTACGCTCAAGTATTTAACTATCTTTTTTGTGCTTTTTAGTGTTTTAAATAGCAAAGCTCAAATAGATATATATCCGCCAAGTTTGGGTTTTACATCAGCTTGTGCAGGAGAGTTATTTAATGAATACAACGTTAACTTTTCTTTTTCTAATCCTGGAAATCTGGGTGTAAATAATCAATTTATTATTGAACTTTCAGATGCTACAGGAGCCTTCTCAAATCCTACTGTGGTCTATACATCGGCAATCGGGGAGGTGGTATCCTCACCAGCAAACTTAAAATTCTCGATACCTACCAATACCTCAGGAGAGTCTTACCGGGTGAGAATAAAAAGTACAGACCCGGTTGCACAAAGTAATGGCTCTACCTCGTTCCCTGCGTATTATAAAGCTCAAGACACACCATTCACAATAAATAACTTTATCGATACCGGTGTTTATTGTGCTGGAGGAAGTTATTTATTAACAATTGACAATCCTGGAGTGGGAGAAAACGACTCTCCTTTGCAGTATCCATCATTAACTTTTAATTGGTATAAAGAAATTAGTCAAACTACATTCACTTTGGTAGCAACTGGTAATTCTTTGGCTGTTAGTGAGCCAGGGACGTATTTTGCCGAAACCAATTACGGTTCTTGTACTTCGAGCTCCTATTCTAATCGGGTTACGGTTACCGAATTTTCTTCAAATGTAGATTCTTCTATCAGTTCTAGTCTAGGGACTAGCTTTTGTGCTGGTGACGGACCTACAACTCTAAGTGCTATAAATGGTCAAAATTACCAATGGTATAAAGACGGTGTCTTAATTGCTGGGGCAACAAATCAAACTTACGTCACCAGTGAGTCGGGTGTGTTTTCTGTAGATATCGATTTGGGATTTTGTAGTACTAGTGCTTCAATTACCATAGATGGGCTTGATTTTACTAGCAGTATTAATGTGCTGGATCTTACAAATATTGAAGCTAACGAAACTTTAGTAGCTACGGTTACGACAACGGCAGATACACCAGAGTTTAAATGGTATTTAAATGATGTTTTAATTTCCGGTGCCATATCAAACACCTACGAGGTTACTCAGGCTGGAATGTATAAAGTCGAAATTTTACAAACGGTTGGTTGTCTAGCGTCAAAAACATTTCTGTTTGAGGTTACCGTTAACGGTGGAGGTGCAATTGATAATTTTCCAGATGTAGCAAATATTCCGAACGTAATAAGTCCGAATGGCGATGGCATAAATGATACTTGGGTGATTCCTAGGGTTTATGTAAATAATTCAAACACAACTGTTACCATTGTAAACTCGCAAGGTAAAGTTGTATTTGAAACAGACAATTATTTAAATAATTGGCCAGAGAGTCAGTTAGAGTTTAAATCTGTTAACCCTGTTTACTACTACATTATTACAAGTGAAGATGGTCAAACTAAAAAAGGCTCAATAACAGTTGTTAAATAG